A window of bacterium contains these coding sequences:
- a CDS encoding glycosyltransferase family 9 protein: protein MKATGFENILVLRLGGIGDAIVSLPALRALREGFPESKITIACQNWLKEIFKEENVADEFIVFDALFSAGRKDLLNPRIWRQLFSLTRILLQKKWHILILLHKLYSFTEIIKPLLFSFLTRSPVRVGMDGSGRGFFLTHRLRYNRYGRKHYIDIIADTVELLGIKVRDRTPILRLREEEKEVARKFLEEIGLNKNSLLVGYCPTGRRKTRWWDWNGYVEVLRWVESEYRDCYFLLTIGREEAAERFFKEKLGEKLIVARGMPIRYLAGVMQKCNLFISNDTGPMHLAFAVGVPTIGLFGPAEWQKWAYNDEKFFAIHHMVDCWPCYKDICDKGHTCMKKISVEEVIEKVKIALEGKWEDRW, encoded by the coding sequence ATGAAAGCGACTGGGTTTGAAAACATATTAGTGCTGAGATTGGGTGGAATCGGCGATGCCATAGTTTCACTTCCAGCTTTACGAGCACTAAGGGAAGGCTTTCCAGAAAGCAAAATCACCATAGCTTGCCAAAACTGGTTGAAGGAGATATTCAAAGAAGAAAATGTAGCGGATGAGTTCATCGTTTTTGATGCCCTCTTCTCAGCAGGGAGAAAGGATTTGTTAAATCCAAGGATTTGGAGGCAACTTTTTTCCTTAACTCGTATACTTCTTCAAAAGAAATGGCATATCCTTATTCTGCTTCATAAATTATACTCGTTCACTGAAATCATCAAACCCCTCCTCTTTTCCTTTCTCACTCGCTCACCCGTGAGAGTGGGGATGGATGGTAGTGGGAGGGGTTTCTTCCTCACTCATAGACTAAGGTATAATAGGTATGGAAGAAAGCACTACATAGATATAATAGCCGATACCGTTGAGCTTTTGGGGATAAAAGTTAGGGACAGAACCCCGATACTCAGGCTTAGGGAAGAGGAAAAAGAAGTGGCAAGGAAATTTTTAGAGGAAATAGGTTTGAACAAAAACTCTCTCCTCGTCGGCTATTGCCCAACTGGTAGGCGGAAAACAAGGTGGTGGGATTGGAATGGATATGTGGAGGTTCTAAGATGGGTAGAAAGTGAATACAGGGATTGCTATTTCCTGCTAACGATTGGAAGAGAGGAGGCGGCGGAGAGATTTTTTAAGGAAAAGCTTGGAGAGAAATTGATTGTCGCCAGAGGAATGCCTATCCGCTATCTTGCAGGTGTTATGCAAAAATGCAACCTTTTCATCTCTAACGATACCGGACCGATGCATCTCGCCTTCGCGGTGGGTGTTCCAACAATCGGTCTCTTCGGTCCTGCTGAATGGCAGAAATGGGCTTATAATGATGAGAAATTTTTCGCCATCCATCATATGGTTGACTGCTGGCCCTGTTATAAGGATATCTGCGATAAAGGGCATACCTGTATGAAGAAGATAAGCGTTGAGGAGGTTATTGAGAAGGTTAAAATCGCACTGGAGGGGAAATGGGAAGACCGTTGGTGA
- a CDS encoding class I SAM-dependent methyltransferase, with protein MFRIFNKSVEAIKGTLPEGVIVFLKKLRDYFLSTNLSKKALSNFSSLEPEEVLSFCSRFCLGAIKPMQIKEEFLELLKIFKELNPRFILEIGTAYGGSLFCFCKLAREDAVIISVDLPYGKFGGGYPELRIPIYKAFAKPKQKLILLRTDSHKEETLAKVREILKGNFLDFLFIDGDHTYEGVRKDFEMYSNLVRYGGIIAFHDVVFPLRNPECRVHDFWKELCKRYPNRWREIIKDRNQGWGGIGILIHGK; from the coding sequence ATGTTTAGAATATTCAACAAAAGTGTAGAAGCGATAAAGGGAACCCTACCTGAAGGTGTGATTGTGTTTTTGAAAAAGTTAAGAGATTATTTTCTTTCTACCAATTTATCAAAGAAGGCGCTCAGCAATTTCTCTTCCCTTGAACCAGAGGAGGTATTGAGTTTTTGCTCCCGATTCTGCCTCGGTGCAATAAAACCAATGCAAATAAAAGAGGAATTCTTGGAGCTTTTAAAGATATTTAAGGAACTCAATCCAAGGTTTATATTGGAAATAGGAACAGCATATGGTGGAAGTTTGTTTTGCTTCTGCAAGTTAGCCAGAGAGGACGCGGTTATAATAAGCGTAGATTTACCCTATGGGAAGTTTGGAGGTGGTTATCCTGAGTTGAGAATTCCAATTTATAAAGCTTTTGCCAAGCCGAAGCAAAAACTTATCCTTTTAAGAACGGACTCACATAAAGAGGAAACATTGGCGAAAGTTCGCGAGATATTAAAAGGCAATTTTTTGGATTTCCTTTTTATTGATGGAGACCATACCTATGAAGGGGTTAGGAAGGACTTTGAAATGTACTCTAATCTTGTCAGGTATGGTGGTATAATTGCTTTTCACGATGTTGTCTTCCCGCTTCGTAACCCCGAATGCCGCGTTCACGATTTTTGGAAAGAATTATGTAAAAGATACCCAAACCGATGGCGAGAAATCATCAAAGACAGAAACCAAGGCTGGGGCGGAATTGGCATCCTAATACATGGAAAATAA
- a CDS encoding polysaccharide deacetylase family protein codes for MNTRLHCIAKLFYPLLDFSGFLDLYLFLRARIKPICWILVYHHISDDLGQMFTNVTPRLFEKQIRYPLARNFKVLSLAQLIEYIQRNSQLPSRSVVITFDDGYKNNYIYAYPILRKYKLPATIFLTTGLINGSIKPTSLSEIYREIFSKYPQEGLSLQWEEIREMSDNGIEFGAHTVSHPLLTRVSLDKAREEIELSKMEIEEKLGKEVKYFSYPYGDYNEEIIEIVKVVGFHCALTVEPFPIKKWTNLYKLGRIAIVSNFHHFKALASCFVSDIKRKKK; via the coding sequence ATGAATACTAGATTGCATTGCATAGCGAAACTTTTCTATCCCCTCCTTGATTTCAGTGGCTTCTTAGACCTCTATCTTTTCCTAAGAGCAAGGATAAAACCCATCTGCTGGATTCTTGTGTATCACCATATCTCTGACGACCTAGGGCAAATGTTTACAAATGTAACACCTCGCTTGTTTGAAAAACAAATAAGGTATCCTCTCGCCCGAAATTTTAAGGTGCTTTCTCTTGCCCAATTGATTGAATATATCCAGAGAAACAGCCAACTGCCTTCCAGGTCTGTTGTCATTACCTTTGACGATGGGTATAAAAACAATTACATTTATGCCTATCCAATTTTAAGGAAATATAAACTTCCCGCCACGATTTTCCTAACTACAGGATTAATAAACGGAAGCATCAAACCCACATCCCTTTCCGAAATTTATAGGGAAATATTTAGTAAATATCCTCAAGAAGGGCTTTCTCTCCAATGGGAGGAGATTAGGGAAATGAGCGATAATGGAATAGAGTTCGGCGCTCATACGGTTTCCCATCCTCTCCTGACGAGGGTTTCCTTAGATAAAGCGAGAGAGGAGATAGAACTATCTAAAATGGAAATAGAAGAAAAATTAGGTAAGGAAGTCAAATATTTCTCCTATCCCTATGGGGATTATAACGAGGAAATAATAGAAATAGTGAAGGTGGTAGGATTCCATTGTGCCCTTACTGTAGAGCCATTCCCTATTAAAAAGTGGACGAATTTATACAAATTGGGCAGGATAGCCATAGTCTCTAATTTTCATCACTTCAAGGCTCTCGCTTCTTGCTTCGTCTCAGATATAAAGAGGAAAAAGAAATGA
- a CDS encoding glycosyltransferase family 4 protein — protein sequence MGRPLVIQLITRFIRGGAQLGVLLLAKNLPKFGYDVLVATGLEGELIGQAKKEGIPLYLIPSLKRDVSPFHDILALFQIISLLRKKKPAILHTHTSKAGFLGRIAGRICRVPVIVYSPRGHVFSGYFSPLKTKIFWLCEKLTLKMCDAFVCLTDEERREWIKYGFNHPRMSVIPSGVEIERFENPKISPLSLRKNLGIGEEEKVVGFIGRLAPVKGARYLLLAGEILTKRYPNFVLLFVGDGEEREELERMARERGIRALFLGNREDVEDFYHISDLVVVPSLNEAFGRVVVEAWSAGKAVVGSDVGGIRDLIDDGETGLLVPPANPFSLAEALEKLIKQESLARKLGDKGKEKAELYSVSAMMEKTVKLYNFLLKRKCGRLMYK from the coding sequence ATGGGAAGACCGTTGGTGATTCAGCTTATAACTCGCTTCATAAGGGGAGGAGCTCAGCTTGGCGTTCTCCTTCTTGCCAAGAACCTTCCAAAATTCGGCTACGATGTTCTTGTAGCAACTGGGTTGGAAGGTGAGCTGATTGGACAGGCGAAAAAGGAAGGTATCCCATTATATCTCATCCCATCCCTCAAAAGAGATGTTTCTCCTTTTCACGATATCTTAGCTCTTTTTCAGATTATAAGCCTTTTAAGGAAGAAGAAACCAGCGATTCTACATACCCACACTTCAAAAGCGGGATTTCTTGGAAGGATAGCGGGAAGAATCTGCAGAGTCCCGGTCATAGTCTATTCGCCAAGAGGACATGTATTCAGTGGATATTTTTCTCCTCTGAAAACTAAGATTTTCTGGCTTTGCGAGAAATTAACGCTCAAGATGTGCGATGCCTTCGTCTGCTTAACGGATGAGGAAAGAAGGGAATGGATTAAATATGGTTTCAATCATCCTCGTATGTCGGTTATCCCAAGCGGTGTGGAAATTGAAAGGTTTGAAAACCCCAAAATTTCTCCGCTTTCGTTAAGGAAAAATTTGGGAATAGGGGAAGAGGAAAAGGTGGTGGGCTTCATTGGGAGGCTTGCGCCAGTGAAGGGAGCGAGATATCTGCTTTTGGCAGGGGAAATCCTCACCAAGAGATACCCCAATTTTGTCTTACTTTTCGTTGGAGACGGTGAGGAGAGGGAAGAGTTAGAGAGAATGGCTAGAGAAAGGGGGATAAGGGCGCTATTCCTTGGAAATAGAGAAGATGTTGAGGATTTCTATCATATCAGCGATTTGGTGGTTGTTCCGTCCCTGAATGAAGCGTTTGGAAGAGTAGTGGTGGAGGCTTGGTCAGCAGGGAAGGCGGTTGTAGGAAGCGATGTTGGAGGAATAAGGGATTTGATAGATGATGGTGAGACCGGTTTGCTTGTTCCGCCGGCAAATCCCTTTTCATTGGCTGAGGCTTTAGAGAAATTAATAAAACAGGAATCTCTGGCGAGAAAATTAGGGGATAAGGGAAAGGAAAAAGCGGAGTTATATAGTGTATCCGCTATGATGGAAAAGACAGTTAAGCTTTATAATTTTTTACTAAAGAGGAAATGCGGAAGGTTGATGTACAAATAA
- a CDS encoding glycosyltransferase, with amino-acid sequence MSKISRENIAKRKEAAPLFVVTYTYPPWAGPQGVVASKLTKYLLKSGWTPIVLTSFPKIERGPINPLEIPEELVHREPSWECWEEEKPILKFTGKIFSKIPGGVLLFRGLIYRYDWQWRKKIVRKGMELAERCKPSIILASCGLAPEGLLAAMELSQKLHIPWIAHMRDPWAKTRDGGKLFSFLLQRFKEKIERRVLSNASAIITASEEFDFCVDRNKKPIYVIYHGYDPEAYPQNVSLLPQFTITYCGSLLGMPIAPLFRAIAKLKEENYTKRYPLKLRFFTLEEERKQIEATAKGFSLSDIVEALPFVPHKEVMERMCESTLLLALRNLPKFYTHLGTKFPEYMGAKRPILLLSTRDSLSARMVSSLRAGFVCENEEDIYLFLKKALADFYLRGDIEWEPDWEGIESFSWEKLARKFGEILGMYARRE; translated from the coding sequence ATGTCTAAAATTTCAAGGGAAAATATAGCCAAAAGAAAGGAAGCAGCACCCTTGTTTGTGGTTACATACACTTATCCCCCCTGGGCAGGTCCGCAAGGGGTCGTAGCTTCAAAGCTTACTAAATACTTGTTAAAGTCAGGATGGACACCGATTGTTCTCACCAGCTTTCCCAAAATAGAGAGGGGTCCGATAAATCCCTTGGAGATTCCGGAGGAGCTTGTTCACCGTGAGCCAAGTTGGGAGTGCTGGGAAGAGGAAAAGCCAATCCTAAAATTCACGGGAAAAATTTTCAGCAAAATTCCGGGTGGTGTGTTATTATTTAGGGGCTTAATTTATCGCTATGATTGGCAGTGGAGGAAGAAAATAGTGAGAAAGGGAATGGAGTTGGCTGAAAGGTGCAAGCCTTCCATAATCCTCGCATCTTGCGGCCTTGCTCCAGAGGGTTTGCTTGCCGCAATGGAGCTTTCTCAAAAGCTTCATATCCCTTGGATAGCCCATATGCGAGACCCCTGGGCGAAAACCAGGGATGGGGGGAAACTTTTCTCCTTCCTACTTCAAAGATTTAAAGAAAAAATAGAGCGAAGGGTGTTATCTAATGCCTCGGCGATAATAACTGCTTCGGAAGAATTCGACTTCTGTGTTGACAGAAACAAAAAGCCAATATATGTTATCTACCATGGCTATGACCCAGAGGCTTATCCCCAAAATGTATCGCTACTCCCACAATTTACCATAACCTATTGTGGAAGCCTCCTCGGCATGCCAATTGCCCCACTCTTCAGAGCAATTGCTAAACTTAAAGAAGAGAACTATACGAAACGATACCCACTAAAATTGAGGTTTTTCACTCTCGAGGAAGAGAGGAAACAGATAGAGGCAACAGCGAAAGGATTTTCCCTATCGGATATTGTGGAAGCTTTGCCTTTTGTCCCCCATAAGGAAGTAATGGAAAGAATGTGTGAATCCACATTGTTGTTAGCTCTTCGGAACCTTCCCAAATTCTACACTCACTTGGGGACCAAGTTTCCAGAATATATGGGAGCTAAAAGACCGATCTTGCTTCTCAGCACTCGTGATTCCCTTTCCGCAAGGATGGTGAGCAGTTTGAGAGCCGGCTTTGTATGTGAGAATGAAGAGGATATTTACTTATTTTTGAAAAAAGCTTTGGCTGATTTTTATTTAAGGGGAGATATAGAGTGGGAACCAGATTGGGAGGGGATTGAGAGTTTTTCCTGGGAGAAACTAGCAAGAAAATTTGGCGAGATATTGGGGATGTATGCAAGGAGGGAGTAA
- a CDS encoding glycosyltransferase, whose amino-acid sequence MYDENEINLLVQARDFVKYRKGQFKGSIEIKQNTPYPVVSIVIPTRDAWGRGWFPKLVKQIEGQTFKDWELIIVKGDTIQARAINSGVAVSRGKYILTLDDDSQLPQKETIENMVRAMESDDKIGAVGAGRPIPPYANWLSKRMMMEISRNTLPVVEEITDSIVAEHGCLLLRKKAFLQIGGENEFLFRGDDSYLCDTIRKAGYRVVIAPKTYYYHLPPHTLRGFLKFAIRNGRGSAIIQKLYPQWVYDNPDEHRMDVDFQPSFPKRLLRAIKTTFFAFLLFRPIYIIYRFFYTIGYIWGWLRPKVPD is encoded by the coding sequence ATGTATGACGAAAACGAAATTAATCTGCTTGTGCAAGCGAGAGATTTCGTGAAATATCGCAAAGGACAATTCAAAGGGAGCATAGAGATTAAGCAAAATACTCCTTATCCGGTTGTTTCCATAGTCATTCCCACGCGAGATGCTTGGGGAAGGGGATGGTTTCCAAAACTTGTGAAACAAATAGAGGGGCAAACTTTCAAGGATTGGGAACTTATAATAGTGAAAGGGGATACAATTCAAGCAAGAGCAATCAACTCGGGCGTAGCGGTGAGCAGGGGGAAATATATTTTGACCTTAGACGACGATTCCCAGCTTCCCCAGAAAGAAACGATAGAGAATATGGTTAGGGCGATGGAGAGCGATGATAAAATTGGTGCCGTGGGAGCAGGTAGACCTATACCACCATATGCCAACTGGTTATCTAAAAGGATGATGATGGAAATATCCCGCAACACGCTACCGGTAGTGGAAGAGATAACGGACAGCATCGTAGCGGAGCACGGATGCTTGCTTTTAAGGAAAAAAGCATTTCTGCAAATAGGGGGTGAAAACGAATTTCTCTTTCGTGGTGACGACTCCTATCTCTGTGATACGATAAGAAAGGCCGGCTATCGGGTTGTAATAGCGCCCAAGACCTATTATTATCATCTACCTCCCCATACCTTACGAGGCTTTTTAAAATTCGCTATTAGAAACGGAAGGGGCTCAGCGATAATTCAGAAACTTTACCCGCAATGGGTATACGATAATCCCGACGAGCATAGAATGGATGTTGATTTTCAGCCCTCCTTTCCAAAGAGACTTTTGCGGGCTATCAAGACGACATTTTTCGCTTTCCTTCTCTTCCGCCCTATCTATATAATCTACCGCTTCTTCTATACAATCGGCTACATCTGGGGATGGCTAAGACCGAAAGTTCCAGATTGA
- a CDS encoding WbqC family protein: protein MGSRQRRHLSATGWCFDMLVAIHQPHYLPWLRYFHKIMEAELFILLDDAQFVKGEWHNRNKIKSAQGAIYLTVPVIHKFGQSIGETIIENTSRWREKHLYALKTNYNSAPFYKDYIHFLQPFYETNTPAFLGELNGKMLEVFLSILNIKTPVVRSTALGAEGKGSEKLLNICKAVGADAYLTGEKALEEYLDLQSFKENGIEVWVQRWECPVYPQRFPQIGFIPDLAIVDLLFNCGEKSVEILKKGGKLERVI from the coding sequence TTGGGGTCAAGGCAGCGGAGGCATTTATCTGCCACAGGCTGGTGCTTTGATATGCTCGTCGCAATTCATCAACCTCATTATCTCCCATGGTTGAGATACTTCCATAAGATTATGGAGGCAGAGCTTTTCATTCTCCTTGATGATGCACAGTTCGTTAAGGGAGAATGGCATAATAGGAACAAGATAAAAAGCGCCCAAGGCGCGATTTATTTAACTGTTCCAGTTATCCATAAATTCGGTCAAAGCATCGGAGAAACCATAATAGAAAACACCTCGCGCTGGAGGGAGAAACACCTTTATGCCCTTAAAACGAACTACAACTCCGCCCCCTTTTACAAGGACTACATTCACTTCCTCCAGCCCTTTTACGAAACAAACACTCCAGCGTTTCTCGGCGAGCTCAACGGGAAGATGTTGGAAGTTTTTCTATCCATCTTAAACATAAAAACACCCGTAGTTCGTTCCACCGCTCTGGGCGCGGAAGGTAAAGGTTCCGAGAAGCTATTAAATATCTGCAAGGCTGTAGGCGCAGACGCCTATCTCACCGGTGAGAAAGCATTGGAGGAATATCTGGACCTTCAATCCTTTAAGGAAAACGGAATAGAGGTTTGGGTTCAACGCTGGGAATGCCCCGTTTATCCTCAGCGCTTTCCCCAAATCGGCTTCATACCCGATTTAGCGATAGTGGACCTGCTCTTCAATTGCGGAGAGAAGAGCGTTGAAATATTGAAGAAAGGGGGTAAATTAGAACGAGTGATATAA
- a CDS encoding DegT/DnrJ/EryC1/StrS family aminotransferase encodes MRRTILSGYIAQGKMVEKFEDGLAHFIGVRGAVATSSGTSALHLALLALGLKEGDEVLIPSYVCSALLNAILYVGAQPVLVDCGDDFNLSPDDFRRRLTNRTKACIIPHLFGHPAPIDEFTNKGIWIIEDIAQSIGGEYKGRKLGSWGDIAIASFYATKMITTGEGGAVLSNDLNLLERIKDLREYDEFEEYRLRFNYKMSDISASIGLVQLGKLPSFIKRRREIASYYRGALKGLNIALPPEDKPFAYSVYYRFVIRVNEFEEVRRKMLERGIECKRPLYKPIHHYLSIPDYPKTDAIYKTALSIPIYPSLGDSEVEYIARSLREVVDSQ; translated from the coding sequence GTGAGGCGAACTATATTATCGGGATATATCGCTCAAGGGAAAATGGTGGAGAAATTTGAAGATGGATTGGCGCATTTCATCGGTGTTAGGGGTGCGGTAGCGACATCAAGCGGAACATCTGCCCTTCACCTTGCCCTACTCGCACTTGGTTTAAAGGAAGGGGACGAAGTGTTAATTCCCTCTTATGTCTGTTCCGCCCTCCTCAACGCCATTCTTTATGTAGGCGCCCAACCAGTTCTCGTTGATTGTGGTGATGATTTCAACCTCTCTCCTGACGACTTTAGAAGGAGGCTCACTAACAGGACAAAAGCTTGCATTATACCACATTTATTTGGACATCCTGCTCCCATAGATGAGTTTACCAATAAAGGCATTTGGATTATAGAGGATATCGCCCAAAGCATAGGCGGTGAGTATAAAGGGCGGAAGCTTGGCAGTTGGGGTGACATCGCGATTGCTTCCTTTTATGCAACAAAGATGATTACGACCGGAGAGGGAGGAGCGGTCCTTTCAAATGACCTTAATTTGTTGGAGAGAATAAAGGATTTAAGGGAATACGACGAATTTGAAGAATACAGGCTTCGCTTCAATTACAAAATGAGCGATATCTCCGCGAGCATCGGACTTGTTCAATTGGGAAAACTTCCTTCCTTCATAAAAAGGAGAAGGGAAATAGCAAGCTATTATAGAGGAGCGCTCAAGGGGCTAAACATCGCACTTCCACCCGAGGATAAACCCTTTGCTTATTCCGTCTATTATCGCTTTGTCATCCGTGTGAATGAATTTGAGGAAGTTAGAAGAAAAATGCTAGAAAGAGGGATAGAGTGCAAGCGACCGCTTTATAAGCCAATTCACCACTACCTTTCTATTCCTGACTATCCCAAAACAGATGCCATTTACAAAACCGCCCTCTCCATTCCCATATACCCTTCCCTGGGTGATTCTGAGGTGGAATATATAGCAAGGTCCTTGAGAGAGGTGGTTGATTCCCAATGA
- a CDS encoding undecaprenyl/decaprenyl-phosphate alpha-N-acetylglucosaminyl 1-phosphate transferase gives MKLVPLFFPFFLTLFLSPLFKALALKLGFLDDPSRGSKIHQRPIPYLGGMAIFSSFLLSLAIFNFTLPYYLLVSVLAFLLLGTLDDLLDIRALYRLPLQFLFALVTIYTAWRFPFIPIRYLNSLLVVLFIMGAVNSFNCWDVVDGSAGATSLAIAFSLLIYSFIFGKDIPFLIVLIGCILGWLPHNLHPASMFMGDGGSYFLSAILSATALQISSQLSPLQGLLPLFPFIYPCLDFIVVHYKRYRRGVKKLKPLLTSTDKDHLPHRLLAKVKSVNLTSLLLFFLVCFSSLLPIIFSPHLLYIPFALILGVYFILDRYLPPALENKGSND, from the coding sequence ATGAAACTTGTTCCTCTTTTCTTTCCCTTTTTCTTAACCCTATTTCTTTCCCCTCTATTCAAAGCTCTTGCTTTGAAGCTCGGCTTTCTTGATGACCCCTCTCGTGGGAGCAAGATTCACCAAAGACCCATCCCATACCTTGGAGGAATGGCGATTTTCTCTTCTTTTCTATTATCCCTCGCAATTTTCAATTTCACCCTTCCCTACTATCTTCTCGTTTCCGTCCTTGCCTTTTTGCTTTTGGGAACGCTTGACGACTTATTAGACATAAGGGCGCTATACAGATTGCCCCTTCAATTCCTTTTCGCCCTTGTGACCATATACACAGCTTGGAGGTTCCCCTTTATTCCCATTCGCTATCTCAATAGTCTTTTAGTGGTTTTATTCATTATGGGTGCAGTGAATTCCTTTAATTGTTGGGATGTTGTTGATGGCTCAGCGGGAGCAACTTCCCTCGCTATAGCTTTTTCCCTCCTTATATATTCGTTTATTTTTGGAAAAGATATACCTTTTCTTATTGTGCTTATTGGTTGTATTTTAGGCTGGCTTCCCCATAATCTTCATCCTGCCTCAATGTTTATGGGGGATGGCGGTTCATATTTTCTCTCTGCCATTCTCTCAGCGACAGCACTTCAAATTTCCTCTCAACTTTCCCCTCTTCAAGGTCTTCTTCCCCTTTTTCCCTTTATATATCCTTGCCTTGATTTCATAGTAGTTCATTACAAAAGATATAGGAGAGGGGTTAAGAAATTAAAGCCCCTGCTTACCTCCACTGACAAAGACCATCTGCCCCACAGGCTTCTTGCGAAGGTAAAATCCGTTAATCTCACTTCTCTCCTTCTATTCTTTCTCGTCTGTTTCTCCTCTCTTCTTCCCATAATCTTTTCCCCTCACCTCTTATACATTCCCTTCGCTTTAATTTTGGGAGTATATTTTATCCTTGACAGATATCTCCCTCCAGCCTTAGAAAATAAAGGGAGCAATGATTAG
- a CDS encoding glycosyltransferase, giving the protein MSKISRENIAKRKEAAPLFVVTYYYPPRPGPGGLATSKLTKYLLKSGWTPIVLTTLPQLGRPQLVPLEIPEELVHREPSWVCWEEEKPILKFTGKILSKIPGGRLLYRGLIYRYDWLWRKKIVRKGMELAKRHKPSIILAYAVEGLLAAMELSQELHIPWIAYMLDPWAKTKDGGKLFSFLLQRFKEKIERRVLSNASAIITVSEELNFSVDRNKTPIYVIYHGYDPEAYPQNVSLLPQFTITYCGTLQGMSIVPLFRAIAKLKEENYTKRYPLKLRFFTLEEERKQIEATAKRFSLSDIVEALPYVPHKEALERECESTLLLALRNLPKFYTYLGTKFPEYMGAKRPILLLSPRDSLSARMVSSLRAGFVCENEEDIYLFLKKALADFYLRGDIEWEPDWEGMESFSWEKQARKIGEILGMYARRE; this is encoded by the coding sequence ATGTCTAAAATTTCAAGGGAAAATATAGCCAAAAGAAAGGAAGCAGCACCTTTGTTTGTCGTTACATACTATTATCCCCCCAGGCCAGGTCCGGGAGGACTCGCAACTTCAAAGCTTACCAAATACTTGTTAAAGTCAGGATGGACACCGATTGTTCTCACTACTCTTCCCCAATTAGGGAGGCCCCAGCTAGTTCCGTTGGAGATTCCAGAGGAGCTTGTTCACCGTGAGCCAAGTTGGGTGTGCTGGGAAGAGGAAAAGCCAATCCTAAAATTCACGGGAAAAATTCTCAGCAAAATTCCGGGTGGGAGGTTATTATATAGGGGCTTAATTTATCGCTATGATTGGCTGTGGAGGAAGAAAATAGTGAGAAAGGGAATGGAGTTGGCTAAAAGGCATAAGCCATCCATAATCCTTGCCTATGCTGTCGAGGGTTTGCTTGCCGCAATGGAGCTTTCTCAAGAACTTCACATCCCATGGATAGCCTATATGCTTGATCCCTGGGCGAAAACCAAGGATGGGGGGAAACTTTTCTCCTTCCTACTTCAAAGATTTAAAGAAAAAATAGAGCGGAGAGTGTTATCTAATGCCTCGGCGATAATAACTGTTTCGGAAGAATTAAACTTCTCCGTTGATAGAAACAAAACGCCAATATATGTTATCTACCATGGCTATGACCCAGAGGCTTATCCCCAAAATGTATCGCTACTCCCACAATTTACTATCACCTACTGTGGAACCCTCCAGGGCATGTCAATCGTCCCACTCTTCAGAGCAATTGCTAAACTTAAAGAAGAGAACTATACGAAACGATACCCACTAAAATTGAGGTTTTTCACTCTCGAGGAAGAGAGGAAACAGATAGAGGCAACAGCGAAAAGATTTTCCCTATCGGATATTGTGGAAGCTTTGCCTTATGTCCCCCATAAGGAAGCATTGGAAAGGGAGTGTGAATCCACATTGTTGTTAGCTCTTCGGAACCTTCCCAAATTCTACACTTACTTGGGGACCAAGTTCCCAGAATATATGGGGGCTAAAAGACCAATCTTGCTTCTCAGCCCGCGTGATTCCCTTTCCGCAAGGATGGTGAGCAGTTTGAGAGCCGGCTTTGTATGTGAGAATGAAGAGGATATTTACTTATTTTTGAAAAAAGCTTTGGCTGATTTTTATTTAAGGGGAGATATAGAGTGGGAACCAGATTGGGAGGGGATGGAGAGTTTTTCCTGGGAGAAACAGGCGAGAAAAATCGGAGAGATATTGGGGATGTATGCAAGGAGGGAGTAA